DNA sequence from the Salminus brasiliensis chromosome 3, fSalBra1.hap2, whole genome shotgun sequence genome:
atgaATGAGTCTGCTCTAAGTGCCAACTTGACTTCTTTTGTTGAGATATTGCTTGTtatctctttccctctttcctaCCTCTACTGTTAGTTCTGGCTGATTCAACTGGCATAATCAGTCGTTCATGGTCTTCAATAACTTTAACCCGCCAGTGACCCCTAGGTTAGCCCTTCATGACAAGGTCTTAGATTGGGCCTAATTCAATTGCAGTCATTCTATAACTTCCCTTAAAAGATTATTTACTTCAGCCAGTGTAGAAAATACAGTATGTCCCTATGAAtagatttaaccctttaattcAGTTGAGTCTTTGCTCATAACAGTCCCATCCACTCACTTTTGCATAGTAATTTCTCACTTCTTACATTAATCTGACTTGCTTactaaaaaaactgaaataactgaaataatTGTATagttaataatatattattcaaAGCTCAAGCATATCAAGTTCTAATAACTGTAAGTGCAGCGGTTACCTTTAAGCTTTTTAATTTCTACTGAATATAAACTCAAACTCTGAAAAGTAAAGAGAATAATATTGAAAACTACTGAAACAGAACTAAACCCCCTAAAAAATCTAAAAGTAATTCTCATCTTCCTCTATGAATCCACTCTGAACTGCTGCCTGGATGCTCTTCATCTCCTCTGGAGCAGCTTTGGGAAGAATGGCCAGCAGCTCGTTGTCAATCTTCTCCAGTCTCGAGTCAGACTTCTTttcaaactcctccttgttctTGAGGACGAGACGTAAAATACCTCTCTGAGCTTCATCACAGGAGTTCTGTAGCTGCAGACGTTCCTTTTTAAACTCTGGCTTTTCCTTGTCCATGGTCATCAGTTTCCCCAGTGAGCTGACCCGATCCATCAGATACTTCTCAGACACTTCGGTGTAGCATGCTGAGATCATGTGGACGAGGCTGGCGATGTTACTGGCTTGAAAGGCTTGATTGTAGAGCAGGTCTTTGGAGAAGAGCTTTGCGTTGTAGGAGAGAGATTGAGTCTTCTCAGACGTGGAGACGAAATCTTTGAGAGTTTTGGTCAGACTGATCTTCACAATGTTGGACACCATCTGAAAGAAGCGCACCATCTTCTCCCACTGCTCCTTCACCCTCCCCATGGCATCCATCCCTTTCACCAGCATCTGTATGGTGGTGTTAAAGTCTATCTCTTTGATTTCACAGTTTCTCATGGAGATGAGGATTTCAGTCAGTTCCTTCTGATTCTTCTCCATGTTCTCCACACTCTTCTCGTAGGTTTCTCTGGTTTTGTTCAGTTGAGCTCGGCTCTGCTCTATACGGAACCTGGCGTTCTCTGATGCCCTTCCTGAAGAACTTTTCTTCCCAGATTTACTCTCTTCTTTGAACATCATGGGTGGTTTTGGAGTCAGAGCAGGAGATTTTGTAACATCTTTGCTCTTGGAGTCAAAAGCACGAGCTGATTCAGTCAGTTTTCTGATTTTCTCGATCAGCTCTTTGGTTTTGGCTTCTTCACATTTCCCATCAGGTGCGTATACTGCCAGATCTTCACATATCTGAATGGCCTGTTTACATAACCCTTGGGCAGATGTATTTGCATTGCAGGTTGGTTTTTTTTCTAAACTGCTTTTGATTCTTATAAACTGCTttttcagaaaatctgtatttGGAGTTTTCCTCTTCTGATCATACAGGCTCTTCCAGTCAATGCTGTTATCATGCACAAACTTCTGAAAACTCTCTGCCCATTTCAGGATTTCTGCAGACTTGCTGTAGATGTTTATTTTATcaactccatctgcagaagAGTCTTCACCTTTTATATATTTGCATGTCTCTGCAATCGCTCCAGTGTTGTTTAAACTGTTACACATCAGGGATATTGGATTATTCAATCCAGATGCCagtcctgtgactacagttgagAAAGTCTCACTCACAGCTTCAACAATATCCATACCAATCATGTCCCAGCCACTGGGCAGAGAATTCATTGCTGCTTCATAGCTCTCTTGTGCTTCCTTCATTGCCTTTTCCATGGATTGAATTGCCTTCTCAGAGCGTTTAACATCTTCTTCTGAGGACTGTTTCCTTATTTTGTTCTCCTCCATTGTCTTCTTTATCACTTCCAGCTCCTCTCCATAAAAGTGCTCAGCATTTACACACGCTTCCAGCAGCTCTTGGATGATATTGATGACGTCAGTGAAGCGCTTTTCTGTTGAGGTAGCCAGTTCAAGACAGTCGTCTGCAATGACACGAATGTTCTCCAGCTGGTCAGGTAGGTGGGCTTTAACAACCTCATCATTGCCTTGGAACAGAATCTTCACAGCGGTCTTCATGTGGTCTGGGACGGTCATGGTGTGGAGCCGAATCTGATCCATGTTCTTGTGGGCTTCATTGAAAGCCcaccagccagagttgcacacttGCATGAGACAGGCCCGAAATGATTCTGGGTATTTGATGTGCTGGTAGCCGTCCTTGGGTGGGTTTTTGTTGATGgagaaatcttctttggaggaGATGAAGACCAGCTCTCCCAGTATGGCTACAGAGAGTGGTGCAGGGGTCAGGTACTCCTCCCAGTTGGCGTAGGGCTGCATCACAAGCTTGGTTTGGTTTCTCATCTCCTCAGCTGTGGTCAGGCTTTGAGTGGTCTTTGCAATTTGTAAATCCATCGCTGTGTTCTTGCTAAAACAACAATTTGGAAACCCTACTGGATAAGAATACAGAAGTAATCAGTTGAAGAGTCTGGAGAGTGTTTTTAAAGTTTCTAATCTAAGGCACTAATAATTAGCTTATTCCATGCCAAGTCATGGAATTCCATGAAAAGTTCCAGTTTAATTCAAGCTAAACCttaaagaatttaaaaaggTATTTCTTAATTAAAGAGTGTAAATTGTGTTTAACTGCTCAGGGTAAATGTGTGTCCAAGGTAACATTTATAATTACACTATCATTTCTACATAGAGTAAAAACTACAATATTGTTGTCAATTAAGATCTTTCAACACAGGATGATCACCTTACCTTAATAAATCCTGTTACAGTAGTGAACAGCTAAATTAGTCCTAGTTCCTGTTACGGTGATGAATTACATGTTAAGGGAACAAAAAGGTACCATGGGGCTTTTGCTACTGTAAAACAGTTAAAAATGAGCTTTAGTCAGTAgttttgtggttggtgtggcgcaacaccCCTACCgcccagtgagctaccacactaaGTGGGAGACTGAGGTTTAATTCCCAGTGTGGATGACATGTGCTGcattacaccaataagagtccgtgggcaagactcctaacactaccttggcccacctctgtaatatgagtaaccttgtaagtctctgggtaagagtgtcagctaaatgtaaatgtattatagTAATGCATCTCTTTGTTATGGTACTGAACCTACATTAGCATTTTGTTGTAGGTAAGTTTATAGAAAAGCTGTGTCGTTTTATACTTTATCCTTAAGATTATTTAAAAGTATTACTTAAAAGTAATATTAAGTTCTACAAATATGTCTTCGCCCTCGATCAAATCCCAGAAACCTCCTCTTTTGAATTTCCCCCAATTGTAATTTTTTTCATTCAGAATTTTTACATCGGATGTTTAACTCTGAGAAAACTGGAGTTTTATGATTTAGTGAGCTCTTTATAGAAAAATGTATTatctttacatatatttaagAGTATACCTTAATCTCAAACAATGTtaatgaatatgaataaaaccttaataaacataaaaaaatagcaATAAATTCTTAAAAGCATGAAACTTTATGACTATTGGTCATATTTTTAGGTATTTTAACAGGCTAAAAGCACCATATCAGAAAATGCTTAATAAAGGAAAACATCATTTACTAATCCAGAATAACGGGGCTGTTAGTTTCAGGTTTATGGTTATTCtgaatcattattattacacagGACAAACACAAAATTCAGTGGTAATTCATGTTAcaatacatatttataaaaacGCAGTGATGCTTCCAGCGCTGGTTAGGTGTTCTTTTTTAGTTTGGGGGGATTCGGATGTTCAGCATATTTTTCTTCtgtaatgtatatttttaatttcactggtaaaatgtgtaaatatatacCACTAAGCTCCGTCGCGGTTCTTGATGGTGTAAAATATGGAGCAGTATTTTGGATACAGACAGGACTAAAGTCCGGACGGGTCCGCTGGTATGGGTCAAGCCGCTACCCCAAACCGGCATTTGCAGCCAAACCACACCATCGCGATCCGGCCACTCCAACACTGTCTACATCCTGAACAGCCCCCCAGAAGCCCCCCATTACCAGAAAATAGAGACAAACTGGTATTCTTGGCACACAATATGAAGAGGGTGTAGTTTACCCACACAGTCAAATGAAGCTTTGGCGATTTGGCTACACTGTTATTTTTtgcagtttattaaattgtatATGaggtcattttttattttgatttatcaaaatgaattaatattcaaatatgtaaCATTCTCTGTATTGAATACTTTTTGAgtattttgtgatttttttaaagtgaTTAAAAGTAACATGTCATGTAATATTTGTCAGTAATATTtagattatttctttattatttcgaATAATAAGTACAATACATAAACAGCCAAATAAGTCCAGTGTATAGCTTAGACTCTGTCCTCTTCCATGTCCCACAACACTTTAAATATCCACACGGGGAATCTGCCAATCTGCCATCATTAAAACCATTAAGATCAGTAATGGaagagctgatattaaataaTCTGAGGATTTAAACAGAATTAAATAACGTAAAAGAAGCGCCATCTATCGATCCTTATGTGCCAGTAACAGACAAAGACTCAAGTAGTCAAAAtctgtttggtgttttttttatttaaaatatgaggctaatttctttcttttttttttgtttttttttttgctgtatttaaaacacttctgaaaaaaagtCATAAAAACCAAATCATTATCCCAAATCATATAATCGTTATCATTGACATGAATTGATTACTAATATGAAGGTCCAGGCAAGTTTACACAGTGCACTACCTAAAAAGTGTGCAGTAAGCATTGACATTGATCAAGGCTGAATTCTCTTGTTTAATTTTAGGATTTTAGGCTTggttgttttcatgttttttcatatatatatttttatgaggATGAGCTAATGTGACAGGCCCTAAATCTCATAACATTGTTGTAAAtccaaaacaggaataaaaaacTTCTACAGAAATTCTTTAATTGATTTAATTGCAGTTAGAATGTCTGACCATCCAGCCCTGCATTATAAGACCTGACAGCCCTGTGACAGGACCTGCCTGACCTATGACCTATGCCATCGTGACTTTCTGTGACTTTTTCTGCCGttttttattttggtctttTACAAGAACCTGTGTCACCCTGCTTGTGAGGTTCCCTCATATATGAATGATATTTCAGTAGAGTTCATCAGCTTTGAGATAGATtagtctaatattacactaacaTTAACCCTGTAAtaagaaattaaaataaaaacacaaaacataacaAACTCCATAAAAATTGAGTTATTTAACTCAAATAAATCATTTGAATGAAATTTTATTTGActcaaagtatttatttgagttgaataaacaaataaacaataaaaaaagctcAATTGCTTGTCATgacattaattaatttatttaggcTGAATGGATAAACACTCTTTTAGAGCGTaaattgtaaattattttattttgttgcaGTTATATTATTAGGatgttaaattattataatcTGCAAGTTCTGCATGTTCTTTTTTCGTGACcctagtttagtttagttagtttGGGCTAAGAAGTGACTTAGTTTAAAAAAGGGGTGGAATTTATTGAAGCTGAGAAATACCCAACTGggacataaaataaatataaataaataaataaatatgaacctgTATTTACTATTGGTGCTGTGTTAGGATGTTGATGGATTTGGTATTATTGGTATCAtttgcagtttttaaaaatacggcaagtattaatttaattatttttatttttttttttctcatggaAATCTATGACATgacttaatatatataataaatatagtacTATGGCATCAGTTTACATTTTGTCAAGCCCAAAGTTGTACAAAAAATGACACTTCTGTAAGAATtcataaatacaaacaaataaaaaatatatatgaatttgAAGTATGTATTCTTTGCTCTGCTAAGTGTTCCTTTTAATTATTGATTTATCTGTTTAtcgatttattatttattagtatgTTTTTTTCTAATGGAAATTTGAAAAATGGAATGGAAGGTGACCTATCATAAAACAACACACATTTTACCAGATTTCCACTGAGCTCACCTACAACATTAAtatgctagttaataataattccaattaattaataatggaAAGGTTCTCCCCCAATTTCACCACAAGGTGGTGACaaaataacataatatatatatatatatatatatatatatatatatatatatatatatatatatacaaacaaacacaataaataatattCATTAGACGCCTTCCCTTGGTTTACAGACTCTTTTGAGGAAAGATTTGCTTGTTCATTTCTCGGCACCCTATTTCTATTTCCTATTTTTAAGTTACCTTAAAATGCAAATACAAGTGGTTGTGCGAAGCAGAATGACAAATGTGGGCGACACATTCAGCAATTAGAAAAGCAtgtcaaacaaaaacatcaaaGTGAAAGACCAGATGAATGTTTATACCCGGGTAACCTTCATCAGGTGTTTTTTTGGTTCAAGGttataaaggataaaggtaatAGCTGGTTGTAGAAGCATTTCATTACAGTTATATTACACTATGATTAGCTTGAAATATCTTGCTTTTTATTGAGCAAAATATGTGAACTTACTAATAAGCAATAccacaaataaaaacatgtagtaACATACGCAAGGTTTGCGGGTTTGTCAATGATGTCTTTTCAAATAAGAATTTAAggtgcttttaaaatcagattaaATAATCCTCAATATTAATTGAAAGTTTTTGCATCATTTGCATCATGCTGATCAGATGCCCTACCTTTGTACTGAGACAGAGCGTAGCTGTGGATCTCCAAGCTTCACTGaataaaataactgaatgcTGTATTTATACATGACCAGTAAGGAAGGGGAGGGGCCTCTTTAAAAGTACTGTACCCAAATACTGAGTCTCACCATTTCTGGTACTGTAGAAGAGGACAAATCGTCAGGTAAGAGAGATGAGAGTCAAATGCTTttatctttttcatttttaatggaagtaaatgtaaTAAGATTTGGCACATTTCTATTCTACtggtccagtcatcatgaaACTGTAACACATTATAAATCTCAATATGGATATTACACAAACATAgctctttctctatttctcagATTGAACATGTACCAAGTCTCTGCAACTAAGTAAGTActtaaaaacctttaaaaaaaagcaatttaccaatatttttattttcattaatttattcatcatcgtttttttttttgcttctgtcAGTCTTCCAGTGATCTTTACTGAGGCCATTATTGGGTCTCTGAAAGAAGGCCTGGTCTCCATCAACGAAGTCTATGAGGCCCTCATCGAAAGTGAGGTAGATGCTTTCAGTGGCCAGTGCACCAACTATGTCCACATCAGAGAGCAGATTGTTCGGGCGGAGCAGAGCCTGGACCGGTCAGAAGAAGAGGCCAGTGCAGGGCTGCAGAGTCTGGACGAGAACATCGAGGCCCTCACACGAGACGAGGGAAACTTCGAACAAGAGATGAGAGCTACACAGCAGACCTTAGACAACCTGAGAACAGAGCAGACGTCTAAAGAAGCTTTACTGAAACAGTCTGAAGGAGCTCTGGAGGTGGCCAGATCAACTCTGAGCTCAACCAGAGACACACTGCGGGCACAAGAGGAGAGGAAGCGCAATGCCGAGATTGTGACGGGTGTGGGAGCTGGACTGCTCGTTATACCAATCGTTGGATGGATCGCTGGTGAGAATCACATGTTCCAGTGAAGGGAACCTGAAGCTTTATACATTGTGTGACCATCGCTCCTTTATCTGTGCAGGTTCTGTCATGATCGCATCTGGAGCAGCAGAACTGGATCAGTCTGCTCGTGCTGTCAGGGCTGCCGAAGAGGAGGTGAGGAGCTTCGAGACTGAAGtggaaatgttccaaaataaaGTGTCTGATTACAGGTGGAGAATTTCCCGGACGGAGGACGATATCAGGCAGAAACGGGACCGCATGGAGCAGATCCGTACCGAGATCCGGAGGGTGAAGGAGCAGAGAGCGAGTGTGGCTGATCTCCAGGAGAAAGTGAGAGGAGCCGTCCACATCCTGAGCGTTCTGAGCGGGAAGGCCGACGTGGTGGAGGTTCAGACTCGCAGGTTCATCCTCCTGGAGCcagtgatgaaggtgatggaaGATGTGATGAAGTCAGCAGGAGATATTGGTGGGAGTCAGCTCCTCTTTGATGAAGGTTTACCAAGACTCCTAGATAGGATGAGGGAGAACAACAGAAAACTGGCAGCTATCTGTGATTCCTTCAACGACGCAGAAGATGAGGGCTACTGAATTAATAAAtctaataaatctaataaaaagCTCATTTTCATAACTTAATAAGGTTACACACAGTTCTAGAAGGCCAGAGACGGTGGTCTTCCAGGACAAAGAGTGAGACCCCTGCTATCTCTATGACAAATGCATGTATTTTCTCATATATGCTGTTAGATTTTCTTACATGATCCAGGTTGAGTTACTTCATGAATCAAATATACTGCAAATATATTGGTGTTTTAGTGGAATGCTAGGTTTGGCTTATTTTAAATGTGGTGAATTGTATATGTGaactatatttaataaaagtCCCCATGTTTCCCCCTTTATGTTAAAATCTCTTGATTTGATCTCCTGCTTGCACTCAGTCTCAATCAAGGAGGTCTTGACTACAGCACTTTTTAATGTATagctgaaaaaacacaaagtgGTCAAATGAAAAGGAATGTGAAGCATTTGGGCATCAACCTCTTTTTTTATGCCATGATACTCGATCATGGGCCTCTTTAGACTCAGCAATGACTTGATTTCTGCCCTATTAAGATTCAGTAGGACActttctgtgtctctgacttttaGCATAGTACAGCAACTGAGCATGTGTAGAGGAAGGAAAGTGGCCACAACCTGTCTGCACTTTAGATCAGTAGATTTATTAACTCACTTAATAGGACCTActagtgctccatgcttcagcagaattattttaaaaagtaaactcattaaacaggcctggaaaaaatgatggtacccctgaaaataatgtgaccaaagggacatgttaaatcaaggtgtgtccactaattagcattacaggtgtctacaatcttgtaatcagtcagtgggcctatatatagggctacaggtagtcactgtgctgtttggtgacatggtgtgtaccacactcaacatggaccagaggaagcgaaggaaagagtctcaggagattagaaagaaaattatagacaagcatgttaaaggtaaaggttataagatcatcttcaagcagcttgatgttcctttgactacagttgcacatattattcagaaatgtaagccaacctccctggacgtggccacaggaggaaaatttatgacaaattaaagaGGCGGATAAtgtgaatggtaacaaaagagcccagaaaaacttctaaagagattaaaggtgaacttcaagctcagggaacatcagtgtcagattgcacCATCTGTCATTGTTtcagccaaagtggacttcatgggagacgaccaagcatatcaagaaaagaacactgtccctactgtgaaacatggaggaggctctgttatgttctggggctgctttgcggcatctggcacagggtgtcttgaatctgtgcagggtacaatgaaatctcaagaccatcaagggattctagagagaaatgtgcagcccagtgtcagaaagcttggtctcagtcgcaggtcatgggtcttgcaacaggataatgacccaaaacacagctaaaaacacccaaaaattactaagaggaaaacattggactattctgaagtagccttctatgagccctgacctaaatcctattaagcatctttggaaggagctgaaacatgccgtctggaaaaggcacccttcaaacctgagacaggttgttcatgaggagtgggccaaaatacctgctgagaggtgcagacagtgtgcaacaaaatattaagttaagggtaccatgatttctgtccaggcctgtttcatgagtttatttgttttaataattctgttgaaaagcaatgtctgactttcattggttaattttcatagcatttttatttattattacttttgtcagattcaagttatttctgtgaccattgtgggtttttcttttattaaccgaggggtaccaacaattttgtccacgtgtgtaggTAAAGAAAAATGGCTACTATCCATCCCACAAGTCTGCACCTTAGATTACTAAATTAATTAACAGctcaataaatgaattaatagaaGCATAAATATGTGTACATTTCCCTATTAGTACTTCAGTACAACAGTGTATTATGGAACTAGATTTGAACCTTTTTCTAATAattgatgaactgaacttaTTCATCAGTGAATGATAAAAAGATGAtcaacaatataaatatatacaaaagaATAATGCAGAATTGTGATTGATGTGAAAATGGCACTAAACCAATTCTGAGAAATGATGCTCACTCAAGACAAGATAACCTGAGCTGCAGTGGCCTATAAGCTGTGAAACCATAATGTGTCAGCAAGCTTCGACAAAGGACCCATTTTACACCCTGGTCTGGTTTGAGGTTTAAAATGAACTGAAGATAtattcacacattcacacatttatttattcatttcacaAACATTATGCACATGACCACTAGAGCGAGAGAATACTTTCCACACCAACACTTTAGGTTAAGGTTCACAAAATCATGAATAATTCTCTTTTACAAAATCATATTTTATACCTGCTTTGATCTGATCTTGCCCACCTTCTTGACTTGTTTATTGCCCCCTTTTCATGTTAAAGTTTCCTTGGTGCCTTTTCAGACTCGATCTTGACTCCTGGACACTTTTGGACCATGTCttcttttgtcttatttaaacctcagatgtttagtctggtctgcacTTGATTGATGGTTAAAGTGAGGGGTGAAAAAGATCACCATCATgtccagatccagagagctctctgaggccttcagaaagaagggtggagatgcagaggagtctgggaaggggtttaaaaaacTCAGTTAGAGATCAGACGTTCCACcatccactaaatcatttacaagtggaacaaAGGGAGGGAGGAGCTTCAGGAAAATGTGAGAACATCTGTCTAGAAACTAAAGCTGGAACgtcacagctgaaagaattctgcatggagtgAAGAAcactttctcccagttgatgtcagagactggtagatcatcAAGTTATTTCAGCCAGGGAGGATGAAGCAGATGTTAGGGTATGAGGTGTCCTAAACTTTTTTTGGTTTAGTcatattacctccatctttaaatattgtttagGTAAAGATCAGATTCCcatatgtttaaaaacacaaagagAAGAAATAATTTTCATGGGGTGTTTTAACATTTTCACATTGCTGTATACTCCCCTATTAGttctttttttaagaattttccCACTGttggactaataaaggattatcttatctttattCAGTATGAGCAAACACACTGAATGTGTAGTTAGCAGATAGCAATGCATTAATACTCACATGTGAAGGTACAACAGTGTATTAAGTGGTGGTAGAGTTTCATCTATTACAGAGCAGTATCTAATAATTACTCAAACTTACtaataaagcaataataaaaagtacaaacaacatacatacaaatatacaaaaactAAAAGCTGAATTGTAACTGGTGTAAAAACTTGCACTGAACCAATTCTGAGAAATTATGCTCACTCAAGACAAGATAACCTCAGCTGCAGTGACCTACAAGCTGTGAAACCATAATGTGTCAGCGAGCTTCGACAAATGACAATTAATTACACCTTGGTTTAGTGTGAGGTATTTtcacacatttaaacatttgtGTAGGTTTCACAGGCCGAGAGAAGAAGAATATTTTCCACAGCAACACTTTAGATTAAGGTTcacaaaataatgaataattatgtTTTACAAAATCATCCTTATCTCACCAATCTGATCTTGCCGACTTTTAGACTTGATAGTAACTTAATCTTGGCTCCCTTTGAGACTCAGCCTTCAATCTAGACCCTTGTAGATCTTGACTTTACTTGATTTTGATCTGTTGTTCACCACTTTAAACTCAGTCTTGACTGAATCTTGGCCTCTTTTAGACTCTGATTTGACTTAATGTAGACCCCTTCAGATTCTTTCCTGACGTGGTCTTGAACACTTTTAAA
Encoded proteins:
- the LOC140551616 gene encoding uncharacterized protein → MDLQIAKTTQSLTTAEEMRNQTKLVMQPYANWEEYLTPAPLSVAILGELVFISSKEDFSINKNPPKDGYQHIKYPESFRACLMQVCNSGWWAFNEAHKNMDQIRLHTMTVPDHMKTAVKILFQGNDEVVKAHLPDQLENIRVIADDCLELATSTEKRFTDVINIIQELLEACVNAEHFYGEELEVIKKTMEENKIRKQSSEEDVKRSEKAIQSMEKAMKEAQESYEAAMNSLPSGWDMIGMDIVEAVSETFSTVVTGLASGLNNPISLMCNSLNNTGAIAETCKYIKGEDSSADGVDKINIYSKSAEILKWAESFQKFVHDNSIDWKSLYDQKRKTPNTDFLKKQFIRIKSSLEKKPTCNANTSAQGLCKQAIQICEDLAVYAPDGKCEEAKTKELIEKIRKLTESARAFDSKSKDVTKSPALTPKPPMMFKEESKSGKKSSSGRASENARFRIEQSRAQLNKTRETYEKSVENMEKNQKELTEILISMRNCEIKEIDFNTTIQMLVKGMDAMGRVKEQWEKMVRFFQMVSNIVKISLTKTLKDFVSTSEKTQSLSYNAKLFSKDLLYNQAFQASNIASLVHMISACYTEVSEKYLMDRVSSLGKLMTMDKEKPEFKKERLQLQNSCDEAQRGILRLVLKNKEEFEKKSDSRLEKIDNELLAILPKAAPEEMKSIQAAVQSGFIEEDENYF
- the LOC140551617 gene encoding uncharacterized protein isoform X1, with translation MLLSFSFLMEVNVIRFGTFLFYWSSHHETVTHYKSQYGYYTNIALSLFLRLNMYQVSATNLPVIFTEAIIGSLKEGLVSINEVYEALIESEVDAFSGQCTNYVHIREQIVRAEQSLDRSEEEASAGLQSLDENIEALTRDEGNFEQEMRATQQTLDNLRTEQTSKEALLKQSEGALEVARSTLSSTRDTLRAQEERKRNAEIVTGVGAGLLVIPIVGWIAGSVMIASGAAELDQSARAVRAAEEEVRSFETEVEMFQNKVSDYRWRISRTEDDIRQKRDRMEQIRTEIRRVKEQRASVADLQEKVRGAVHILSVLSGKADVVEVQTRRFILLEPVMKVMEDVMKSAGDIGGSQLLFDEGLPRLLDRMRENNRKLAAICDSFNDAEDEGY
- the LOC140551617 gene encoding uncharacterized protein isoform X2 yields the protein MYQVSATNLPVIFTEAIIGSLKEGLVSINEVYEALIESEVDAFSGQCTNYVHIREQIVRAEQSLDRSEEEASAGLQSLDENIEALTRDEGNFEQEMRATQQTLDNLRTEQTSKEALLKQSEGALEVARSTLSSTRDTLRAQEERKRNAEIVTGVGAGLLVIPIVGWIAGSVMIASGAAELDQSARAVRAAEEEVRSFETEVEMFQNKVSDYRWRISRTEDDIRQKRDRMEQIRTEIRRVKEQRASVADLQEKVRGAVHILSVLSGKADVVEVQTRRFILLEPVMKVMEDVMKSAGDIGGSQLLFDEGLPRLLDRMRENNRKLAAICDSFNDAEDEGY